A region of Carassius auratus strain Wakin chromosome 11, ASM336829v1, whole genome shotgun sequence DNA encodes the following proteins:
- the LOC113110746 gene encoding plasmalemma vesicle-associated protein-like has protein sequence MYNSSYSRATVGLETKKIHKAKKGKSCGYYMRILFFFSSLIQSLIIVSLVLFLVYGQPEKTAEEKRVEELELAFNKISGDNTKLRKDNADLTGSLKAKTGEKEAADKEITKLKNDLTIKTSSFQKSLAACEASKAKVLSTRNPPPSCPPSNNNQNGEIKTLNSALQQQRELYGILMSNFSQTTKYLKIDLDNAVKEKNEHHSQVTQLRKENMNLKSQLDLYTKKCKEDFAESLKGIQTVTSAFLTKIDNFFTHSVTFHLTCTKQEEQMGRIRSNCTSLSRQVEDKFQSYLDIVGAKVSSIQKQSSRLEVENVELTSELDKCKADQKKEAAESSKKLQDAQQKYDREQKQLLEEKSRLRSDKEQLEVQLRNGCTQQLKPAGQPPGMATSGRGR, from the exons ATGTACAACAGCAGCTACTCCCGCGCCACTGTGGGACTGGAGACCAAAAAGATCCACAAGGCGAAGAAGGGGAAAAGCTGCGGCTACTACATGAGGatcctcttcttcttctcgtctctGATCCAGTCCCTCATCATCGTCAGTTTGGTGCTCTTCCTCGTGTACGGCCAGCCAGAGAAGACGGCCGAGGAGAAGAGAGTGGAAGAGCTGGAGCTGGCCTTCAACAAGATCTCTGGAGACAACACCAAACTCAGAAAAGACAACGCTGACCTCACCGGTTCCCTCAAAGCAAAGACTGGAGAGAAGGAAGCGGCGGATAAAGAGATAACAAAGCTGAAAAATGACTTAACGATCAAGACCAGTAGCTTTCAGAAGTCACTC GCTGCTTGTGAGGCCAGTAAAGCAAAGGTCCTAAGCACTCGAAATCCTCCACCTTCATGTCCACCAAGCAACAACAATCAGAATG GTGAAATAAAAACTCTAAACAGTGCTCTGCAACAGCAGAGAGAACTATATGGAATCCTTATGAGTAACTTCAGCCAAACGACGAAGTACCTTAAAATAGACTTGGACAATGCAGTGAAGGAGAAAAATGAACATCACAGCCAGGTGACACAACTGAGGAAAGAAAACATGAACTTGAAATCCCAGCTTGACTTGTACACCAAGAAATGCAAAGAAGACTTTGCAGAGTCCCTCAAAGGCATCCAGACGGTCACAAGTGCCTTCCTGACCAAAATCGACAACTTCTTCACCCACTCGGTCACGTTTCACCTCACCTGCACGAAACAGGAAGAGCAGATGGGAAGGATTCGCTCCAACTGCACCAGTCTCTCTCGACAGGTGGAGGACAAGTTCCAGAGCTACCTGGACATCGTGGGAGCGAAGGTCTCCAGCATTCAGAAACAGAGCAGCCGGTTGGAAGTAGAGAACGTGGAACTGACTTCAGAACTGGACAAGTGCAAAGCGGATCAGAAGAAAGAGGCTGCGGAGAGCAGCAAAAAACTGCAGGATGCCCAACAGAAGTATGACAGGGAGCAGAAGCAGCTTCTCGAGGAGAAAAGCAGACTGAGGAGCGACAAAGAGCAACTCGAAGTCCAGCTGCGAAACGGCTGCACACAACAG CTCAAACCTGCTGGTCAACCCCCTGGCATGGCCACATCTGGAAGGGGCCGTTAA